From one Myxococcales bacterium genomic stretch:
- a CDS encoding thrombospondin type 3 repeat-containing protein — protein MGYINFATGGFCSGIAFGRDRVLTAAHCLCGGAAGVFSLPQAVGPAAQVSILSATPFPADFANIFCVPPSSKPAGRADRDLAVVLLSRNLTTTELPSPLKLYTAGDFLDRLFNPALSQPVFMPTASEMIGFAGTTTRFAATNPPLTFTQDCGVLGLGTCSWKYIETVQGARSDPGDSGGPSTFFMNGTQATAFGVHSGTATVLLSTVNRDSPTFDHSGNGNGQFLRQFIADADEDGINDATDNCTPAKAPQCLTKPWLCSNPNQADDDGDGVGDACDNCPATACTARGYVTTICKNANQQDADGDGIGDVCDTCPTSASDGLDADADGVGDTCDNCSLKPNGYVRCTTSADCGGAACISAGSFGRCLTGNNVGAACSTNAQCAGGTCQTNITLLGRCATQRDDTDGDSIGDVCDNCPTVANLGMEANSNTFAEAKVGATALGDICDPVPVFVSKPILGGFVPNAPTYASTSAVTTFLSTAGLGVGGSVSTVSGPVGFRHCSCTDPLDGTSVIDKNSCSSTLRCRTLRGDFDASGTRWNKVTTATTGGIAMPPTPAVGAGIDQRLTRTFSSTTTTQFLPHPEQTENTRVGTPEVLGWFSARDVADARVESVTVNGVAGTVGLFWSSVRDGAAASTRDSSSLQQLRENYEYVTTPLVRPLQPLYTIRHLPCVFHYCQLVLRPDWLWDPAPIRDYYNPAPFTLVGWPARAYTTATAGQHVAVGGAGQPQVDLTPVIPASVRTLMSRTDMRWVSPSEPGTQVNRAATDAIYVGAPATWTAASLRPTMLRLSTYTLRAKTPGTPPAGTPGFVPSDRTSYGAFYSASERRFVMVGGHDPATGRVTSEVWSYGIDTDTWTHLFAAVQQVPVADVLATAYDAKAKRFVTLDRWVNPVDSLTYDRLTLFNMATGTSTTLVNARDSARYSRFGLAVDNDGSFIVTGQPTAGSTWDAYRFRVDTGALVWVNATHPTGLLLDTPVRMASGVFVPVLVDTAQAMISTKSLTFAADTVGMRF, from the coding sequence GTGGGGTACATAAACTTCGCGACCGGCGGATTTTGCTCCGGAATCGCGTTCGGTCGAGACCGAGTGCTCACCGCTGCACATTGCCTGTGCGGCGGGGCCGCCGGGGTCTTCTCGCTGCCGCAGGCCGTCGGACCGGCCGCTCAGGTCTCGATCCTCAGTGCGACGCCTTTCCCTGCCGACTTCGCGAACATCTTCTGTGTGCCGCCTTCCTCGAAGCCGGCCGGCCGGGCGGACCGCGACCTCGCTGTCGTATTGCTGTCGCGCAACCTCACGACCACAGAGTTGCCGTCGCCCCTCAAGCTGTACACGGCGGGCGACTTCCTTGATCGGCTCTTCAATCCCGCGCTTAGCCAACCGGTGTTCATGCCGACCGCAAGCGAGATGATTGGCTTCGCAGGCACCACCACGCGCTTCGCGGCAACCAATCCACCTCTGACGTTCACTCAGGACTGCGGCGTCTTGGGACTTGGAACCTGCTCATGGAAGTACATCGAGACCGTTCAGGGAGCGCGCTCTGACCCCGGGGACTCAGGTGGACCGAGCACGTTCTTCATGAACGGCACCCAGGCGACGGCGTTCGGGGTCCATTCCGGCACAGCCACGGTGCTGCTTAGCACGGTCAATCGAGACTCCCCGACGTTCGACCACTCCGGCAACGGCAACGGCCAGTTCCTCCGGCAGTTCATCGCCGACGCCGATGAAGACGGCATCAATGACGCAACGGACAACTGCACGCCAGCCAAGGCTCCGCAGTGCCTCACCAAGCCGTGGCTTTGCTCCAACCCCAACCAAGCTGACGATGACGGCGATGGGGTCGGAGATGCCTGCGACAATTGCCCGGCTACCGCCTGCACGGCCCGGGGCTACGTGACGACGATATGCAAGAACGCGAACCAGCAAGACGCCGATGGTGACGGCATCGGCGACGTTTGCGACACCTGCCCGACAAGCGCCAGCGACGGCCTCGATGCCGACGCCGACGGGGTGGGCGACACCTGCGACAACTGTTCCTTGAAGCCGAACGGCTATGTTCGCTGCACGACGTCTGCCGATTGCGGCGGCGCGGCGTGCATCTCGGCTGGCTCGTTTGGGCGGTGTTTGACCGGCAACAACGTCGGCGCCGCGTGCTCTACGAACGCCCAGTGCGCCGGCGGAACCTGCCAGACCAACATCACGCTGCTCGGCCGCTGCGCGACCCAGCGCGACGACACCGACGGCGACAGCATTGGCGACGTTTGCGACAATTGCCCCACCGTGGCGAACCTCGGCATGGAAGCGAACTCGAACACGTTCGCGGAGGCCAAGGTCGGCGCGACGGCGCTAGGCGACATCTGCGATCCGGTACCGGTCTTCGTGTCGAAGCCGATCCTCGGTGGCTTCGTCCCGAACGCGCCGACGTACGCTTCGACGAGCGCGGTCACGACGTTCCTTTCGACGGCGGGCTTGGGCGTCGGCGGGTCGGTTTCCACGGTCTCTGGGCCGGTTGGGTTTCGCCACTGCTCGTGCACGGATCCGCTTGATGGGACCAGCGTGATCGACAAGAACTCGTGCTCGTCCACTTTGCGATGTCGAACGCTTCGCGGCGACTTCGACGCCAGCGGCACGCGCTGGAACAAGGTGACGACCGCGACGACCGGCGGCATCGCGATGCCACCTACCCCCGCCGTGGGCGCCGGCATCGACCAACGGCTCACGCGCACGTTCTCGTCGACGACTACGACGCAGTTTCTGCCGCACCCGGAGCAGACGGAGAACACGCGCGTCGGCACTCCGGAGGTCCTCGGTTGGTTCTCCGCTCGCGACGTCGCCGATGCGCGCGTCGAGAGCGTCACAGTCAACGGCGTCGCGGGAACCGTCGGTCTCTTCTGGAGCTCTGTGCGAGACGGCGCGGCCGCGTCGACACGTGACTCGTCGAGCCTGCAACAGCTCCGCGAGAACTACGAATACGTCACGACGCCGCTCGTTCGCCCGCTGCAGCCGCTCTACACGATTCGGCACCTACCGTGCGTGTTTCACTACTGCCAGTTGGTGCTTCGGCCCGATTGGCTTTGGGATCCGGCACCGATTCGGGACTACTACAATCCCGCGCCCTTCACCTTGGTGGGCTGGCCGGCGCGGGCGTACACGACCGCCACGGCGGGGCAGCACGTCGCCGTCGGCGGCGCGGGCCAACCTCAGGTGGACCTCACGCCCGTCATCCCGGCTTCCGTTCGCACGCTGATGAGTCGGACCGACATGCGATGGGTGAGCCCGTCGGAGCCGGGCACGCAGGTAAACCGAGCCGCGACCGACGCCATCTACGTGGGCGCGCCGGCAACGTGGACGGCAGCGAGCTTGCGGCCCACCATGTTGAGGCTCTCGACCTACACGCTTCGAGCCAAGACCCCAGGAACACCGCCCGCCGGCACCCCCGGATTCGTCCCGAGCGATCGGACGAGCTACGGCGCGTTCTATTCGGCGAGCGAGCGCCGCTTCGTGATGGTCGGTGGCCACGATCCTGCGACCGGTCGCGTCACGAGCGAGGTTTGGAGCTATGGGATCGACACAGACACGTGGACGCATCTCTTCGCCGCCGTCCAACAGGTGCCGGTCGCCGACGTCTTGGCGACGGCCTACGACGCCAAGGCCAAGCGATTCGTCACGCTCGATCGCTGGGTCAATCCCGTCGACTCGTTGACCTACGACCGACTCACGCTCTTCAACATGGCGACGGGGACCTCGACGACGCTGGTCAACGCGCGAGACTCGGCGCGTTACTCTCGCTTCGGGCTCGCGGTCGACAACGATGGCAGCTTCATCGTGACGGGGCAGCCTACGGCCGGGAGCACGTGGGACGCCTACCGCTTCCGCGTCGACACGGGCGCGCTCGTGTGGGTCAACGCCACTCACCCGACGGGGCTCCTGCTCGACACGCCGGTGCGCATGGCGAGCGGCGTCTTCGTGCCGGTCCTTGTCGACACCGCGCAAGCGATGATCAGCACGAAGTCGCTCACGTTCGCTGCTGACACTGTGGGAATGCGGTTCTAG
- a CDS encoding GNAT family N-acetyltransferase codes for MLVPHRIETPRLTLRCWSPEDAPRLNAAIAASRAHLGEFMLWAKKEETVDEEIAKLRRFRAAFDQNTDFIMGVFEKSGAIVGGTGIHPRVGPGGLEIGYWIAADRTRRGYATELAAALTRVAFEVTKVRFLEIRTARSNAVSARIPKKLGFVHEATLPRRLELVSGAFDDADIFTMHADAYEGSPAHATPVAAFDAGGRQVLG; via the coding sequence ATGCTGGTCCCCCACCGCATTGAGACACCGAGGCTCACCCTCCGCTGTTGGTCGCCGGAGGACGCGCCTCGACTGAACGCAGCCATTGCCGCGAGCCGCGCGCACCTCGGCGAATTCATGCTCTGGGCGAAGAAGGAAGAGACCGTCGACGAAGAGATCGCCAAGCTGCGGCGATTTCGCGCCGCCTTCGATCAGAACACCGACTTCATCATGGGCGTCTTCGAGAAGTCGGGCGCCATCGTCGGGGGGACGGGCATTCATCCACGCGTCGGCCCCGGCGGGCTCGAGATTGGCTATTGGATCGCGGCGGACCGTACGCGTCGCGGCTATGCCACTGAGCTCGCGGCGGCACTGACGCGCGTCGCCTTCGAGGTCACCAAGGTGCGCTTCCTCGAGATCCGCACGGCCAGGAGCAACGCGGTGAGCGCGCGCATTCCCAAGAAGCTTGGCTTCGTGCACGAGGCCACGCTCCCTCGGCGACTCGAGCTCGTGAGCGGCGCCTTCGACGACGCCGACATCTTCACGATGCATGCCGATGCGTACGAGGGCAGCCCGGCGCACGCGACGCCCGTCGCCGCGTTCGACGCCGGCGGACGGCAAGTGCTCGGCTGA
- a CDS encoding pyridoxamine 5'-phosphate oxidase family protein: MRKGTFWTQASATVDGTPQAAVVGVAVTSALELVFDTLDTTRKCKNLRANPKIALVMWDGAATVQLEGLADEPTGAELSELKAVYFAQFPDGPSRESWPGIAYFRVRPSWVRHTDFSGATPLESEFRFP; this comes from the coding sequence ATGCGCAAAGGAACGTTCTGGACCCAAGCCAGCGCCACCGTCGATGGCACGCCGCAGGCGGCCGTGGTCGGCGTCGCCGTGACGAGCGCTCTCGAGCTGGTCTTCGACACGCTCGACACGACGCGGAAGTGCAAGAACCTGAGGGCTAACCCCAAGATCGCGCTGGTCATGTGGGATGGCGCCGCGACGGTTCAGCTCGAGGGCCTGGCCGACGAACCGACCGGCGCCGAGCTCTCGGAGCTCAAGGCCGTGTATTTTGCACAATTTCCCGACGGGCCGTCGCGGGAGTCTTGGCCTGGCATCGCGTACTTTCGCGTGCGCCCCTCGTGGGTGCGCCACACCGACTTCAGCGGCGCGACGCCGCTCGAGAGCGAGTTCCGATTCCCGTAG
- a CDS encoding GAF domain-containing protein, with the protein MGDELLHSLPDAVLVADGERITSVNARAEVMLGMDRAALIGRPLATVLAPGEPSRLAALAAQQDAGWAPPTTFRLRFRPPGAREVLSDVRLGRIGAALVVCARDISEERRGVELVSRLAEIVGRLAASAGAEALLDACEPIFIELGWTVAYSAMSGEITTPLRVLGREDDPIATYGRSIIGRHLEPAQSPIAAEVARTMRPIFLDNLPTLGEQFRAATTLDASMREAQVRRSAWCPIFSDGRLSHVLAVAGPDITEHDFVALQLFAAQLGAAMRAAALHAELVQRERLAAMGRMSAVLAHEVRTPIAVVFNALGALKHLEPTPDQTELLRIIGEEAQRLRSVAEEVLDFAKPGEPQMVVIDLLTLVGEASSAAMQHPAVPARAAEPTIRMDANGRSVRADAELLRGALVNLIQNALSHVSAGGAVRIEAAPTGEEVRLTVYNDGPTIAPEAASQLFEPFFTTRTQGIGLGLFVVRRSVETCGGRVELDATETGTQFSVYLKAAKEGSR; encoded by the coding sequence GTGGGCGATGAGCTGTTGCACAGCCTGCCAGACGCCGTGCTCGTCGCGGATGGCGAGCGAATTACGTCCGTGAACGCGCGGGCGGAAGTGATGTTGGGCATGGATCGGGCCGCGCTCATCGGCAGACCATTGGCCACGGTCCTCGCGCCGGGAGAGCCGTCGCGGCTCGCGGCGCTGGCGGCCCAGCAAGACGCCGGTTGGGCGCCGCCGACGACCTTCCGGCTCCGCTTTCGGCCGCCGGGCGCGCGCGAAGTGCTCTCTGACGTACGCCTCGGACGCATTGGCGCGGCGCTCGTCGTGTGCGCTCGCGACATCAGCGAGGAGCGTCGTGGCGTCGAGCTCGTCTCGCGACTCGCGGAGATCGTGGGGCGCCTCGCCGCCTCAGCCGGCGCGGAAGCCCTCCTCGATGCGTGCGAGCCGATCTTCATCGAGCTCGGATGGACCGTCGCCTACAGCGCCATGAGCGGGGAGATCACGACGCCGCTGCGCGTCTTGGGGCGCGAAGACGACCCCATCGCTACCTACGGTCGCTCCATCATCGGCCGCCACCTCGAGCCGGCTCAGAGCCCCATCGCCGCCGAGGTCGCGCGGACGATGCGCCCGATCTTCCTCGACAACCTGCCGACCCTCGGCGAACAGTTCCGGGCCGCCACGACGCTCGACGCGTCGATGCGCGAGGCGCAAGTGCGGCGCAGCGCTTGGTGCCCGATCTTCAGCGACGGGCGCCTTAGTCACGTCCTCGCCGTCGCGGGTCCCGACATCACCGAGCACGATTTCGTCGCGCTCCAGCTTTTCGCCGCGCAGCTCGGCGCCGCCATGCGCGCGGCAGCCCTGCACGCCGAGCTCGTTCAGCGCGAGCGCCTCGCCGCCATGGGACGGATGAGCGCCGTCCTCGCTCACGAGGTGAGGACGCCCATCGCCGTGGTCTTCAACGCGCTCGGGGCGCTGAAGCACCTCGAGCCGACGCCCGACCAGACAGAGCTCCTGCGAATCATCGGTGAAGAAGCGCAACGGCTCCGCAGCGTCGCCGAGGAGGTCCTCGACTTCGCCAAACCCGGCGAGCCGCAGATGGTCGTCATCGACCTCTTGACGCTCGTGGGTGAAGCCTCCTCGGCGGCGATGCAGCATCCGGCGGTCCCGGCTCGCGCCGCCGAGCCCACCATCCGAATGGATGCCAACGGGCGCAGCGTCCGTGCCGACGCGGAGCTGCTCCGCGGCGCGTTGGTAAACCTGATCCAAAACGCGCTGTCGCACGTTTCCGCGGGCGGCGCCGTCCGTATCGAAGCGGCGCCCACGGGCGAGGAGGTCCGGCTCACGGTCTACAACGACGGGCCGACCATCGCGCCGGAGGCGGCCTCGCAGCTCTTCGAGCCGTTCTTCACGACGCGCACCCAAGGCATTGGTCTCGGGCTCTTCGTGGTAAGGCGCTCGGTGGAGACTTGCGGGGGCCGCGTGGAGCTCGACGCCACAGAGACCGGCACCCAGTTCAGCGTGTACTTGAAGGCCGCGAAGGAGGGCTCTCGATGA
- a CDS encoding 1-acyl-sn-glycerol-3-phosphate acyltransferase, with the protein MSTVTSFFRLAAGLAAIGVLVALMLPVLVLLLPWRGLRIRVANVFVTLIGRSVMACSGCTVTVLGLEHVSAARPAIYACNHTSILDAFTTIWLTPKGTVGVAKKEVLYYPFYGQAWWLAGHVFVDRGRTEKAKAALRKTARFIAEQGLHLCILPEGTRSETGRLLPFKKGIVHLALETKLPIVPMVTVGLEGVWKKGTLRLDPRAVTITFLPPISTKDWSEERIEEHVQELRAPFLKALPESMQPVG; encoded by the coding sequence ATGTCCACCGTCACGAGCTTCTTTCGCTTGGCCGCGGGCCTTGCCGCCATCGGCGTCCTCGTGGCGCTCATGCTACCGGTGCTCGTGCTGCTCCTGCCGTGGCGCGGCCTACGCATCCGCGTCGCCAACGTCTTCGTGACGCTCATCGGCCGCTCCGTCATGGCGTGCAGCGGCTGCACCGTCACGGTCCTTGGCTTGGAGCACGTCTCCGCCGCTCGCCCTGCCATCTACGCATGCAACCACACGTCGATCCTCGACGCCTTCACGACCATCTGGCTGACGCCGAAAGGCACCGTGGGCGTCGCGAAGAAGGAGGTCCTCTACTACCCCTTCTACGGACAGGCCTGGTGGCTCGCGGGCCACGTCTTCGTCGATCGCGGGCGCACCGAGAAGGCGAAGGCGGCGCTGCGCAAGACGGCGCGCTTCATCGCGGAGCAAGGGCTCCACCTGTGCATTCTCCCGGAAGGCACGCGCTCCGAGACGGGACGCCTCTTGCCCTTCAAGAAGGGCATCGTGCACCTCGCCCTCGAGACGAAGCTGCCCATCGTGCCGATGGTCACCGTGGGCCTCGAGGGCGTCTGGAAGAAGGGCACGCTCCGCCTGGACCCGCGCGCCGTAACGATCACGTTCTTGCCGCCCATCTCCACGAAAGACTGGAGCGAAGAGCGCATCGAAGAGCACGTCCAAGAGCTGCGCGCGCCGTTCTTGAAGGCGCTGCCAGAGTCGATGCAGCCGGTGGGCTGA
- a CDS encoding RNA-binding S4 domain-containing protein → MIRLDQLLKLRGIADTGGQAKVLVQSGRVQVNGAVETRRGRKLVLGDTVLAEGQSIVIDEALLARTESNE, encoded by the coding sequence ATGATCCGCCTCGACCAACTGCTGAAGCTTCGAGGGATCGCCGACACCGGCGGCCAAGCGAAGGTGCTCGTCCAGAGCGGCCGCGTTCAGGTCAACGGCGCTGTCGAAACGCGGCGGGGTCGCAAGCTGGTCCTGGGCGACACGGTCCTGGCGGAAGGGCAATCCATCGTGATCGACGAGGCGCTCTTGGCGCGCACCGAATCGAACGAGTGA